A single window of Cryptococcus depauperatus CBS 7841 chromosome 2, complete sequence DNA harbors:
- a CDS encoding arginine-tRNA ligase, with the protein MASVQGSDIPEKYALPEIPQIKGVDSTRSPVEAFKIAAAKRVADAWEENIEKIYPAVEMGKKETDLSIAIVRFKRGKPADLEIWAKKVIDNFKPDAYLSGVKTPDNKFLWFTLNKESLSYHLLRQINLTAAASVAEPSNATLPYGTTIEGAGKHVIIDFSSPNIAKPFHAGHLRSTIIGAVISNLYEANGWKVTRLNYLGDWGTQYGLLSVGFDRYGNEEELLRDPIHHLFQVYVKINNARDEQKKKIDAGETIAEEENIHLLAKKVFKDMEDGVPKAIAQWAHFRDLSIEKLKSTYEKLNVHFDVYWGESQVSNESMERAIRIVQEKGLTCDDRGALLVDLTKFKMDRAIIRKGDGTSIYLTRDLGGVFDKYQKYKFDKHIFVVQAAQTLYFNQLFKTLELMSEPSAGKLEHVSFGLVKGMSTRKGTVVFLEDIIAEATEAMHEQMKSNEAKYAQVEDPEGTSAIIGTTAVKIQDMAGRRINDYDFDIKRCTSFEGDFGPFIQYSHVRLCSVQRKNPNVPVPSSINEIDVALLNDSKINDIIMHLAVYPTHVRNAYLQSEPSQLVTWCFKLSHLVGGAWETVKVAGAEEEVAKARLFFYITVREVLANAMKLLSLTPIERM; encoded by the exons ATGGCATCTGTTCAAGGTAGTGATATACCAGAAAAGTATGCCCTTCCCGAAATCCCACAGATCAAGGGAGTGGACTCTACCAGGAGTCCAGTGGAGGCCTTTAAAATCGCTGCTGCGAAAAGAGTAGCTGATGCTTGGGAGGAAAATATTGAGAAGATTTACCCTGCTGTTGAGATGG gcaagaaagaaacagacTTGTCTATTGCCATAGTCAGGTTCAAGAGGGGCAAGCCTGCTGATCTCGAAATTTGGGCTAAAAAAGTCATTGACAAC TTTAAACCAGATGCCTATTTGTCTGGGGTGAAGACTCCTGATAACAAGTTTCTTTGGTTCACTCTCAA TAAAGAATCTCTCTCTTACCATTTACTTCGTCAAATCAACCTCACTGCTGCCGCCTCTGTTGCTGAACCTTCCAACGCTACTTTGCCATATGGCACTACCATTGAGGGCGCAGGCAAGCATGTTATTATTGATTTCTCCTCTCCTAACATTGCTAAGCCATTCCACGCTGGACATTTGCGATCTACCATCATTGGAGCTGTCATCAGCAACCTTTACGAGGCTAATGGATGGAAAGTAACCAGGCTAAATTATCTCGGCGACTGGGGAACGCAGTACGGGCTTCTCTCTGTCGGTTTTGACAGATATGGAAACGAAGAGGAACTTTTGAGGGATCCCATTCATCACCTATTCCAAGTCTACGTCAAGATAAACAATGCTAGGGAcgagcaaaagaagaaaatagATGCAGGCGAGACTATcgctgaagaggaaaacATTCActtgttggcaaagaaagTTTTCAAAGATATGGAGGATGGCGTACCAAAAGCCATTGCCCAATGGGCTCATTTCCGAGATCTCTCCATAGAAAAACTCAAGAGTACATATGAAAAGCTCAATGTTCACTTTGATGTGTACTGGGGAGAATCTCAAGTTTCCAATGAATCTATGGAGCGAGCAATTAGAATTGTTCAGGAAAAAGGATTGACATGTGATGATCGAGGGGCATTGCTGGTAGACCTGACAAAGTTCAAGATGGACAGGGCCATCATTAGGAAAGGAG ATGGCACTTCCATATACCTTACACGAGATTTAGGTGGCGTTTTTGACAAATACCAAAAGTACAAGTTTGACAAGCACATTTTTGTGGTCCAGGCTGCCCAAACACTATACTTCAATCAGcttttcaaaaccttgGAACTTATGAGCGAGCCTTCCGCTGGTAAGCTTGAACATGTCAGCTTCGGTCTCGTCAAAGGAATGTCCACCAGGAAGGGGACCGTTGTATTTTTGGAAGACATTATTGCGGAGGCTACAGAGGCCATGCACGAACAAATGAAGAGTAATGAGGCCAAGTACGCTCAAGTTGAAGACCCTGAAGGAACAAGTGCTATCATTGGAACAACTGCTGTGAAGATTCAAGACATGGCCGGCAGGAG AATCAACGATTACGACTTTGACATCAAACGATGTACTTCTTTTGAAGGTGACTTTGGACCTTTCATCCAGTATTCTCATGTTCGATTGTGCTCCGTCCAACGAAAGAATCCTAACGTTCCCGTTCCTTCGTCTATTAATGAAATCGACGTTGCTCTTTTGAATGACTCAAAGATCAACGACATTATTATGCATCTTGCAGTCTACCCTACTCATGTTCGCAATGCTTACCTCCAGTCCGAACCTAGCCAGCTTGTGACATGGTGTTTCAAGCTTTCTCACTTAGTGGGTGGCGCCTGGGAAACCGTGAAGGTGGcaggagcagaagaagaggttgcaAAGGCGAGGCTGTTCTTCTATATCACTGTCAGGGAAGTATTGGCAAATGCAATGAAGCTTCTGAGTTTAACACCTATAGAGAGGATGTAG